The following are encoded in a window of Flavobacterium cupriresistens genomic DNA:
- a CDS encoding DUF4260 domain-containing protein, whose product MKTVIKLEELGLFILGLYLFSLLSYEWWWFLVLILAPDVSMLGYTVNAKTGAFLYNLFHHRGIAVLFYISGCYLKIEVAQLIGVILFSHAAMDRFFGYGLKYETGFKNTHLGEIGKN is encoded by the coding sequence ATGAAAACAGTTATCAAATTAGAAGAATTAGGTTTATTTATACTTGGCCTCTATTTATTCAGTCTTCTGAGTTATGAATGGTGGTGGTTTTTAGTACTGATCTTGGCACCCGACGTATCCATGTTGGGTTATACGGTTAATGCTAAAACAGGAGCTTTTTTATACAATTTATTTCATCATCGTGGAATTGCTGTTTTGTTCTATATTTCAGGTTGTTATCTAAAGATTGAAGTGGCCCAGCTAATCGGAGTAATTCTATTTTCTCACGCTGCAATGGATCGCTTTTTTGGTTATGGTTTAAAGTACGAAACCGGTTTTAAAAACACCCATTTAGGAGAAATTGGTAAAAACTAA
- the hemW gene encoding radical SAM family heme chaperone HemW, with the protein MSGIYIHIPFCKQACHYCDFHFSTSMKKKEEMVLAIAKEIRMRKNEFEDEIVETIYFGGGTPSVLENSELQLLIDTVYENYKVAENPEITLEANPDDLSKERIFELSKSLINRLSIGIQSFFEEDLKLMNRAHNSAEAKNCLAEATKYFDNISLDLIYGIPGMTDEMWKQNIETALSFGIPHISSYALTVEPKTALKKLIDTGKIAEPQDEVASNHFMILVEMLQKNNFIHYELSNFGKENYFSKNNSAYWLGKKYIGVGPSAHSYDGEKRGWNVANNALYIKSIQDNALPIETEILSKSDRYNEYIMTGLRTIWGVSLERIKDEFGTEYLDYLKQQAQKFLNDELLYIADNILRPTQKGKFLTDGIASDLFYLNLK; encoded by the coding sequence ATGAGCGGCATCTACATCCACATACCTTTCTGCAAACAGGCTTGCCATTATTGCGATTTTCATTTTTCGACTTCGATGAAGAAGAAAGAGGAAATGGTTTTGGCTATTGCCAAAGAAATCCGGATGCGCAAAAATGAGTTTGAAGATGAAATTGTAGAAACCATTTATTTTGGCGGTGGAACTCCGTCTGTTTTAGAGAATTCAGAATTACAACTTTTGATTGACACCGTTTACGAGAATTATAAAGTTGCTGAAAATCCGGAAATCACACTCGAAGCTAATCCGGATGACTTGTCTAAAGAGCGAATTTTTGAGTTATCAAAAAGTCTTATAAACCGCCTTAGCATTGGCATTCAGTCTTTTTTTGAAGAGGATTTAAAACTGATGAATCGCGCTCATAATTCGGCGGAAGCCAAAAATTGTTTAGCCGAGGCAACTAAATATTTCGATAACATATCCCTCGATTTAATTTATGGCATTCCGGGAATGACAGACGAAATGTGGAAACAAAATATTGAAACTGCCTTAAGTTTCGGCATTCCGCACATTTCAAGTTATGCTCTTACGGTTGAACCCAAAACTGCCTTGAAGAAACTTATCGATACCGGAAAAATTGCTGAACCCCAGGATGAAGTTGCTTCCAATCACTTTATGATTCTGGTAGAAATGCTTCAGAAAAACAATTTCATTCATTACGAATTATCCAACTTTGGTAAAGAAAACTACTTCTCCAAAAACAATTCGGCTTATTGGCTGGGTAAAAAATACATTGGCGTCGGACCTTCTGCACATAGTTATGATGGCGAAAAGAGAGGCTGGAATGTAGCGAATAATGCACTGTATATCAAATCTATTCAAGATAATGCTCTGCCGATAGAAACTGAAATTCTTTCAAAATCAGATCGCTACAACGAATACATCATGACGGGATTACGAACCATTTGGGGTGTTTCTCTCGAAAGAATTAAAGATGAATTTGGCACTGAATATTTAGATTATCTGAAGCAACAAGCACAAAAATTCTTAAATGACGAATTGCTTTATATTGCTGACAACATTTTAAGACCAACCCAAAAAGGAAAATTTTTGACGGATGGGATAGCATCGGATTTATTTTATTTAAATTTGAAATAA
- a CDS encoding phytase, producing the protein MKNISALTFLLFTLLCIACKDDKLAPVAKNAVKPTVVTKALPHDTDDPSIWIHPTDSSKSIIIGTDKDTDGALYAFDLNGKILKKSIPLKRPNNVDIAYGLLIDGKKIDIAVTTERESDKIRIFSLPNLEPIDNGGIPVFEGETLRDPMGVALYTRPSDKKIFAVVGRKSGPSGSYLWQYELSASGKTATAKVVRKFGAYSGKKEIEAIAIDNELGTILYCDEQFGIRKYKADPALKDNKELALFGKTGFKADNEGIAIYKKTDSTGYILVSNQQANTFMVYPREGANGNPNEYPLLAEIPTSTIECDGADATSANLGGKFKNGLLVAMSNGMTFHYYTWDLMQQRIDKARK; encoded by the coding sequence ATGAAAAATATATCAGCACTGACTTTTTTACTTTTTACACTTTTATGCATCGCTTGCAAGGACGACAAATTAGCGCCTGTCGCTAAAAATGCAGTAAAACCAACCGTAGTTACAAAAGCTTTACCGCATGACACAGATGATCCTTCTATTTGGATTCACCCCACAGATTCCTCAAAAAGTATAATTATAGGAACAGATAAAGACACTGATGGCGCTTTGTATGCTTTTGATTTGAATGGAAAAATTCTAAAAAAATCAATTCCTTTAAAAAGACCAAACAATGTTGATATCGCTTACGGTTTATTAATTGATGGTAAAAAAATAGATATTGCCGTTACTACAGAACGTGAAAGTGACAAAATAAGAATCTTTAGCTTACCAAATTTAGAGCCAATTGATAATGGTGGAATTCCTGTTTTTGAAGGCGAAACTTTAAGAGATCCTATGGGAGTTGCGTTATACACACGTCCAAGCGACAAGAAGATTTTTGCTGTTGTAGGAAGAAAATCAGGACCATCAGGAAGTTATTTATGGCAATATGAACTTTCTGCTTCCGGAAAAACAGCAACTGCCAAAGTAGTTCGAAAATTTGGAGCCTACAGCGGGAAAAAGGAAATCGAAGCTATCGCAATTGACAACGAATTAGGAACTATTTTATACTGTGATGAACAATTCGGAATTAGAAAATACAAAGCAGATCCCGCCCTAAAGGACAACAAAGAACTGGCTCTTTTTGGGAAAACCGGATTCAAAGCAGATAATGAAGGAATCGCAATTTATAAAAAAACAGACTCGACAGGTTACATTTTAGTATCCAACCAACAAGCAAATACTTTTATGGTTTATCCGAGAGAAGGTGCCAACGGAAATCCAAACGAATATCCTTTATTAGCAGAAATCCCAACCTCAACAATTGAATGCGACGGAGCAGATGCCACCAGTGCAAACTTAGGAGGAAAATTCAAAAACGGCCTCCTGGTAGCCATGAGCAACGGAATGACATTTCATTACTATACCTGGGATTTGATGCAACAACGAATTGACAAAGCCAGGAAATAG
- a CDS encoding DUF4407 domain-containing protein, with translation MLKQFFILCSGVDRDLLDGCSEGEQTKYVGIGATVFFTAVMAFLASAYALFTVFDSIYPALIFGFVWSLLIFNLDRFIVSTIKKRDRFLDEFLQATPRIMLAVIIAIVISKPLEIKIFEKEINTVLLKEKNEMELANKKQIGTYFKSDLDKNKAEIAALKGDIVKKEKEVNALYSTYITEAEGTTGTKKLGKGPVYKEKREKHDASLKEFATLKATNEAKIAEKEKAGKQLQADLDKKVSQTQPIIEGFDGLMARINALNKLPWLPSFFIMLLFLAIETSPIIAKLLSPKGEFDFKQEEAETAIKATLSQNKYQRDLLVKTNAQMHDKVYADIAEDKQLYDLQRKKATELLELQAHNFVEKQKATL, from the coding sequence ATGTTAAAGCAATTTTTTATCCTTTGTTCAGGAGTCGACCGAGACCTTCTGGACGGTTGTTCAGAAGGTGAACAAACCAAATATGTAGGTATTGGAGCTACCGTTTTTTTTACCGCAGTTATGGCTTTTCTGGCCAGTGCCTATGCACTTTTCACCGTTTTTGACTCTATTTATCCGGCCTTAATTTTTGGATTTGTCTGGAGTTTACTAATTTTCAATTTAGACCGTTTCATTGTTTCGACCATCAAAAAGAGAGATCGTTTTTTAGACGAATTTCTACAGGCGACACCTCGAATTATGTTGGCCGTTATTATTGCAATTGTAATTTCGAAACCATTGGAGATTAAAATTTTCGAAAAAGAAATCAATACGGTTTTATTGAAAGAAAAAAATGAAATGGAATTAGCCAATAAAAAACAAATTGGAACCTATTTCAAATCAGATTTAGACAAAAATAAAGCAGAGATTGCAGCTTTAAAAGGAGATATTGTAAAGAAAGAGAAGGAAGTAAACGCCTTATATTCAACCTATATTACCGAAGCCGAAGGAACTACAGGAACCAAGAAATTAGGGAAAGGTCCGGTTTATAAAGAAAAACGAGAGAAACACGATGCTTCTTTAAAAGAATTTGCAACCCTAAAAGCAACAAACGAAGCTAAGATTGCAGAGAAAGAAAAAGCCGGAAAACAACTTCAGGCAGATTTAGATAAAAAGGTTTCACAAACGCAGCCAATCATTGAAGGTTTTGATGGTTTAATGGCGCGTATCAACGCTTTGAATAAATTACCTTGGCTACCGTCATTTTTTATAATGTTGTTGTTCCTGGCGATCGAAACTTCACCGATTATAGCTAAATTATTATCTCCAAAAGGAGAATTTGATTTTAAACAAGAAGAAGCCGAAACAGCGATCAAAGCCACTTTATCACAGAACAAATACCAACGCGATTTATTGGTTAAAACCAATGCTCAAATGCACGATAAGGTGTATGCAGACATTGCAGAAGACAAACAACTTTACGACCTGCAAAGAAAAAAAGCCACAGAATTGTTAGAACTGCAAGCGCATAATTTTGTTGAGAAGCAGAAGGCAACTCTTTAG
- the ruvC gene encoding crossover junction endodeoxyribonuclease RuvC, with translation MTKERIILGIDPGTTIMGFGLIKVINKKMEFLQLNELQLSKYDNHYQKLKIIFERTIELIETHSPDEIAIEAPFFGKNVQSMLKLGRAQGVAMAAGLSRDIPITEYEPKKIKMAITGNGNASKEQVAKMLQQLLGLKELPKNLDSTDGLAAAVCHFFNSGKIVAGQSYSGWDAFVKQNEERVKK, from the coding sequence TTGACAAAAGAACGCATCATATTAGGTATTGACCCCGGAACAACGATTATGGGTTTTGGATTGATTAAAGTCATTAATAAAAAAATGGAATTCCTGCAGCTTAACGAATTGCAACTTTCCAAATATGACAATCATTACCAGAAACTTAAAATCATTTTTGAGCGTACCATAGAATTAATCGAAACACATAGTCCGGACGAAATTGCGATCGAAGCACCTTTCTTTGGCAAAAACGTACAATCGATGCTAAAATTAGGTCGTGCGCAAGGCGTTGCAATGGCAGCGGGACTTTCAAGGGATATTCCGATTACAGAATACGAACCCAAAAAGATAAAAATGGCAATTACCGGAAACGGAAATGCCAGCAAAGAACAAGTTGCCAAAATGCTCCAACAGCTTTTAGGCTTAAAAGAACTTCCAAAAAACCTCGATTCAACCGATGGTTTGGCGGCTGCGGTCTGTCATTTTTTCAATTCCGGAAAAATTGTTGCCGGACAAAGCTATTCGGGTTGGGATGCTTTTGTGAAACAGAATGAGGAACGAGTTAAGAAATAG
- a CDS encoding PH domain-containing protein produces the protein MKEQFKKFLNEEQDPKAIEKITSKLNDLMMRGEEVGYIAVQKKPAITVFPDSIVLTNKRIIICKPKNLGLSMDFTDYTWDDIVGTFVKENILGSEFSFSTKTDIQVSIDYIPKIQARKIFTYAKEQLDLLKNPVVATPVVETIQTEEVEVEEEIEEIETEEVTSFAEIMPATTPSFTETFEPIQPQAPAGDRKLSELSKEELFDKLQNYKKLLDNGLIMQGEYDTFKKEILSYM, from the coding sequence ATGAAAGAACAATTTAAAAAGTTTTTAAACGAAGAACAAGACCCTAAAGCGATTGAAAAAATCACTTCTAAGCTTAACGATTTAATGATGAGAGGCGAAGAAGTAGGCTATATTGCTGTTCAGAAAAAACCGGCAATTACTGTTTTTCCTGATAGTATTGTATTAACAAACAAGAGAATCATTATCTGTAAACCTAAAAACTTAGGTCTTTCTATGGATTTTACAGATTACACCTGGGATGACATTGTCGGGACTTTTGTAAAAGAAAACATTCTAGGCTCAGAGTTTTCTTTTTCTACTAAAACAGATATTCAGGTTTCTATCGATTATATTCCTAAAATTCAGGCTCGAAAAATCTTTACTTACGCTAAAGAGCAATTGGACCTGTTAAAAAATCCGGTTGTTGCAACTCCTGTAGTTGAAACTATTCAAACAGAAGAAGTTGAAGTTGAAGAAGAAATCGAAGAAATTGAAACGGAAGAAGTAACTAGTTTTGCAGAAATTATGCCTGCTACTACTCCCTCTTTTACAGAAACTTTTGAGCCAATTCAGCCTCAGGCACCAGCAGGAGATCGTAAATTAAGCGAATTGTCTAAGGAAGAACTTTTCGATAAATTACAGAATTATAAAAAATTATTAGACAACGGATTAATCATGCAGGGGGAATACGATACGTTTAAGAAAGAAATTTTGAGTTATATGTAG
- a CDS encoding TonB-dependent receptor, giving the protein MKNFYLVVTLFLLTLAGYAQKAIISGKVLDADDKLPLPGAMIQIVGENKYTVSDYNGRFELLNINAGTYQVLVKYIGYTSITHEITVQQGKNNVLDFTLKTSGTELNEVVVGDILKGQAKALNQQKNNKNIGNVISSDQMGRFPDANVGDALKRVPGITMQNDQGEARNIIIRGLAPSLNSVTLNGDRIPSAEGDNRNVQMDLIPSDMISTIEVNKTLTSDMDADAIGGSVNLITRATPNGERISATLAGGYLPIREHASYTAGLVYGNRLFDNKLGLVFSGSYNNVDYGSDNIENEWVKDDFGNQYLQASEIRKYDVQRIRRSGSVALDYKFDENNTIFANAIYNWRDDRENRFRTTYDDIEPIYNGEQITGFEGRVKRQTKGGVDNNRNKNRRLEDQRVQNYSIRGEHLINSKLDLDWSANYAKAREYRPGERYIEYRQKGLEMTEDLSDLRFPLITTSGEALDKFKFDSVTENTDDTSESEFGAKVNIRFPFTIIPSQKGRLRTGLRLRLKEKKRDNIFFSYEPTGDGMELLSGIPTSSFDGKNFNPGSKYVPGTFASANFLGSLDLNNPSLFDKEADAAEYLAVNYNAKENIYAAYVRWDQDFNDKLSMVLGFRVENTHIDYTGNRVLDEEELESKINTTNSYTNVLPSISFQYNATKDLVLRAAATTALARPNYYALAPYVNNIAADKAITAGNPDLDVTYSYNYDFMAENYFKSVGLISGGVFYKKLNDFIYNYSDNQYTAAKFANDFPNQINPIPVGENWSFVQSRNGDNVDVYGFEVAFQRQLDFLPGKFLKGFGIYLNYTYTKSKAKGIADEDGNERNNISLPGTTPHMFNGSLSWENKRFSARVSTNFTSDYLDELGSESYKDSYYDKQLFVDANASFKITPKLRLFAEANNLTNQPLRYYQGIEAHTKQVEYYQARYNFGLKLDL; this is encoded by the coding sequence ATGAAAAACTTCTATTTAGTAGTAACACTCTTTCTATTAACCCTAGCAGGTTATGCTCAGAAAGCGATAATATCCGGAAAGGTATTAGATGCTGATGACAAACTTCCCTTGCCCGGAGCAATGATTCAAATTGTAGGCGAAAACAAATACACCGTTTCTGATTACAATGGTCGTTTTGAATTACTTAATATAAATGCAGGTACTTATCAGGTTTTAGTAAAATACATTGGATATACTTCCATTACTCATGAAATTACAGTACAACAAGGAAAAAACAACGTACTTGATTTCACCCTTAAAACTTCGGGAACAGAATTGAATGAAGTGGTTGTGGGAGACATTTTAAAAGGTCAGGCCAAAGCCTTAAATCAGCAAAAAAATAACAAAAATATAGGAAACGTAATCTCCTCAGATCAAATGGGTCGTTTTCCCGATGCCAACGTAGGAGACGCTTTAAAACGTGTTCCCGGTATCACCATGCAAAATGATCAAGGTGAAGCCCGTAATATTATCATTAGAGGCCTAGCTCCATCACTGAACTCGGTAACATTAAACGGTGACCGAATTCCATCAGCCGAAGGAGACAACAGAAACGTACAAATGGATTTGATTCCGTCTGATATGATTTCTACGATTGAAGTCAACAAAACACTAACTTCTGATATGGATGCAGATGCTATCGGAGGTTCGGTAAATTTAATTACAAGAGCCACTCCAAACGGTGAAAGAATCTCTGCAACACTTGCCGGCGGCTATCTACCAATACGCGAGCACGCAAGTTATACAGCAGGTTTAGTATACGGAAACAGACTTTTCGATAATAAACTTGGTCTCGTTTTTAGTGGTTCTTATAATAATGTAGATTATGGTTCTGATAATATCGAAAACGAATGGGTAAAAGATGATTTCGGAAATCAATATTTGCAGGCATCTGAAATTAGAAAGTACGATGTACAACGTATTCGTCGCAGCGGATCTGTTGCTTTAGATTACAAATTTGATGAAAACAACACCATTTTTGCCAATGCCATTTACAACTGGAGAGACGATCGTGAAAACCGTTTCAGAACTACTTATGATGACATTGAACCTATTTACAATGGAGAACAAATTACTGGTTTTGAAGGTCGTGTAAAACGTCAGACAAAAGGCGGAGTTGACAACAACAGAAACAAAAACAGACGATTAGAAGACCAACGTGTACAGAATTATTCTATTCGCGGAGAGCATTTAATCAATTCTAAATTAGATTTGGATTGGTCTGCCAATTATGCCAAAGCGAGAGAATATCGTCCGGGTGAACGTTATATCGAATACCGCCAGAAAGGTCTTGAAATGACCGAAGATTTATCGGATTTGAGATTTCCTTTAATCACAACAAGCGGAGAAGCGCTAGATAAATTCAAATTTGATTCGGTTACAGAAAACACAGACGATACCAGCGAAAGTGAATTTGGCGCCAAAGTAAACATCCGTTTTCCTTTTACAATTATTCCTTCGCAAAAAGGAAGACTTAGAACCGGACTTCGACTACGTTTAAAAGAGAAAAAGAGAGATAATATTTTCTTCTCCTACGAACCTACAGGTGACGGAATGGAATTACTATCCGGAATCCCGACAAGTTCTTTTGATGGTAAGAACTTCAATCCGGGGAGCAAATATGTTCCGGGAACTTTTGCATCGGCAAACTTTTTAGGAAGTCTTGATTTAAACAATCCATCTTTATTCGACAAAGAAGCTGACGCCGCAGAATATCTGGCAGTTAACTATAATGCTAAAGAAAATATTTATGCCGCTTACGTAAGATGGGATCAGGATTTTAATGATAAATTATCAATGGTTTTAGGTTTCCGTGTAGAGAATACGCACATCGATTATACCGGAAATCGTGTTCTTGACGAAGAAGAATTAGAAAGTAAAATCAACACTACCAATTCCTACACAAACGTATTGCCAAGTATTTCTTTCCAATACAATGCCACTAAAGATTTGGTTTTAAGAGCAGCTGCTACAACGGCTTTGGCAAGACCTAATTATTATGCCTTAGCTCCTTATGTGAACAATATTGCGGCGGACAAAGCAATTACAGCCGGAAACCCGGATCTTGATGTTACTTACTCCTACAACTATGATTTCATGGCAGAGAATTATTTCAAATCTGTGGGATTAATTTCAGGTGGTGTTTTCTACAAAAAGCTAAATGATTTCATTTACAACTACAGCGACAATCAATATACAGCTGCAAAATTCGCAAATGATTTCCCGAATCAAATAAACCCAATTCCGGTTGGCGAAAACTGGTCATTTGTACAATCTAGAAACGGAGACAATGTGGATGTTTATGGTTTTGAAGTTGCTTTTCAACGTCAGTTAGATTTCTTACCTGGGAAATTCCTTAAAGGTTTTGGCATTTATCTGAACTATACCTACACCAAATCTAAAGCAAAAGGAATTGCTGACGAAGATGGAAACGAAAGAAACAACATTAGCCTTCCGGGAACAACTCCGCATATGTTTAACGGGTCATTATCTTGGGAAAACAAACGTTTTTCAGCCAGAGTTTCCACCAACTTTACCTCCGATTATTTAGACGAGCTGGGTTCAGAATCGTACAAAGACAGTTATTATGACAAGCAACTTTTTGTTGATGCTAATGCTTCTTTCAAAATTACACCTAAACTGCGTCTTTTTGCCGAAGCCAACAATTTAACTAACCAACCATTGCGCTATTATCAAGGAATTGAAGCGCATACCAAACAAGTAGAATACTATCAAGCCAGATATAATTTTGGTTTGAAGTTAGACTTGTAA
- a CDS encoding MmcQ/YjbR family DNA-binding protein, with translation MNLETYYEYCLSKKGVTEHFPFDEDTLVFKVGDKVFALTSLQRWEKNEPAANLKCDPERAQELRAEYDEINPGFHMNKVHWNTVTLNGNLPTAFVKELIDHSYELVFKSLTKKIQNEITELEN, from the coding sequence ATGAACCTGGAAACTTATTATGAATATTGTCTTTCTAAAAAAGGAGTAACGGAACATTTTCCTTTTGATGAAGATACTTTAGTCTTTAAAGTAGGTGATAAAGTATTTGCTTTAACCTCTTTACAACGATGGGAAAAAAACGAACCAGCTGCAAATTTAAAATGTGATCCTGAGCGCGCACAGGAGCTAAGAGCGGAATATGACGAGATAAATCCCGGGTTTCACATGAATAAAGTGCATTGGAATACGGTTACCTTAAACGGGAATTTACCAACAGCTTTTGTAAAAGAATTAATAGATCATTCCTATGAATTGGTTTTCAAAAGTTTGACCAAGAAAATTCAAAACGAAATTACTGAATTAGAAAATTAG
- a CDS encoding DUF4421 family protein has translation MRIAEKLNTTINPLSLFQSYGSLLFIFFLFNFGFAQNNSKKDTTNFIYYPDKIMVRANLSTQTDTYFYTAKESQNLKIVPNNDYKLFLTVDYKFIGFSYGFFPKFFGVNNDNSLKGKSSFSDYNFRLFLGHWLQNFQYSKVRGYYVENTADFVPDWTEGKDPYLQFPNLKNETFGMSTSYVFNPKFSLKSITSFTEWQKQSAGSFIPTLTYDYNRFSFDQNGNKSKEDNYNIRLGLSYFYNFIVHEKFYIAPNLTPSIGVRFSKNKSADTDGNTIEKETYFTQFLEGGIKMGYNSNHILFGASFNFNINWYKEDRKNSIENNKIYGLLYFGYRFDAPNFIAKPAKKIEEKIKL, from the coding sequence ATGAGAATAGCTGAAAAATTAAATACTACAATTAATCCTTTAAGTTTATTCCAATCTTACGGCAGTCTGTTATTTATTTTTTTCCTCTTCAACTTCGGGTTTGCACAAAATAATTCTAAAAAGGACACTACAAATTTCATTTATTATCCTGACAAAATAATGGTCCGTGCCAATTTGAGTACGCAAACCGATACGTATTTTTATACCGCCAAAGAAAGTCAGAATCTCAAAATTGTTCCTAATAATGACTACAAATTATTCCTTACTGTCGATTATAAGTTTATTGGTTTCAGTTATGGATTTTTCCCGAAGTTTTTCGGAGTAAATAATGACAATAGTCTAAAAGGCAAATCTTCCTTTTCTGATTACAACTTCCGTTTGTTTCTAGGACATTGGCTGCAAAACTTTCAATACAGTAAAGTCCGAGGGTACTATGTAGAGAATACAGCCGACTTCGTGCCGGATTGGACAGAAGGAAAAGATCCGTATCTGCAATTTCCAAATCTCAAAAATGAAACTTTTGGCATGTCAACCTCTTATGTTTTTAATCCTAAATTTTCGCTCAAAAGCATTACTTCCTTTACCGAGTGGCAAAAGCAAAGCGCCGGAAGTTTTATTCCTACTTTAACATACGATTACAACCGTTTTTCATTCGATCAAAACGGAAATAAAAGCAAAGAAGATAACTATAATATAAGACTGGGATTGAGTTATTTTTATAATTTTATAGTTCACGAAAAGTTTTATATTGCGCCTAACTTAACTCCTTCTATCGGCGTTCGTTTTTCAAAAAATAAATCTGCAGATACAGACGGAAATACAATTGAGAAAGAGACGTATTTTACACAGTTCCTTGAAGGTGGCATAAAAATGGGCTATAATTCGAACCATATTCTTTTTGGAGCCAGTTTTAATTTTAATATTAACTGGTACAAAGAAGATCGAAAAAATAGCATTGAGAACAACAAAATATATGGTCTGTTGTATTTTGGGTATCGTTTTGACGCTCCCAATTTTATAGCAAAACCAGCAAAAAAGATTGAAGAAAAAATAAAACTATAA
- a CDS encoding GNAT family N-acetyltransferase: MITVSTDKSKLDVPFIQHFLKDIYWAAGRTIEEVQRTIDASVCFGIYLDDKQIGFARVITDYVVFAYVMDVFITEEHQGKGYSSILIEKMMNEPLLNEIKIWRLATTDAHFLYEKFGFKALDHPEKMMEKVIK; the protein is encoded by the coding sequence ATGATTACAGTTTCAACCGATAAAAGCAAACTTGACGTTCCGTTTATTCAGCACTTTTTAAAAGACATTTATTGGGCTGCGGGGCGCACAATCGAAGAGGTACAACGAACTATTGATGCTTCTGTTTGTTTTGGAATTTATCTTGACGACAAACAAATTGGTTTTGCACGTGTGATAACCGATTACGTTGTTTTTGCTTATGTCATGGATGTTTTTATTACTGAAGAACATCAGGGAAAAGGTTATTCGTCTATTCTAATTGAGAAAATGATGAATGAACCGTTACTGAACGAAATTAAAATCTGGAGATTGGCCACAACTGATGCCCATTTTTTATACGAGAAATTTGGATTTAAAGCATTAGACCATCCCGAAAAAATGATGGAAAAAGTGATCAAATGA
- a CDS encoding cyclase family protein, whose amino-acid sequence MLAKINNFEIDLSKPIDISIPLTNTDENPIAWYIEKPTIEPVVFGDWIGKVSEGKSSTNFNNIFFNPHGHGTHTECLGHITTDFYSINQSLTQFFFSAKLITIAPETIGEDLLITKEQVQKAMNLSTSRNLTTEALIIRTLPNQKDKKSRKYSNTNPPYLAEDAAVFIRESEIQHLLIDLPSVDREHDEGKLLAHKAFWNVKDTLHLNPDARLKATITEMIYVPDEVKDGDYILNLQIASFENDASPSKPILFQISDC is encoded by the coding sequence GTGTTAGCTAAAATAAACAACTTCGAAATTGACTTATCTAAACCCATAGACATCTCAATCCCATTAACAAATACCGATGAAAACCCAATTGCCTGGTACATCGAAAAACCGACTATTGAACCCGTAGTTTTTGGAGACTGGATTGGCAAAGTTTCGGAAGGAAAATCATCAACTAATTTCAATAATATTTTTTTCAACCCACACGGACACGGTACACACACCGAATGTTTGGGACACATTACAACCGATTTTTACAGCATCAATCAATCCTTGACCCAATTTTTCTTTTCGGCAAAATTGATCACTATTGCACCTGAAACAATTGGAGAAGATTTGCTAATTACTAAAGAGCAAGTCCAAAAAGCAATGAACCTTTCGACTTCACGCAATTTGACAACGGAGGCTTTAATTATCAGAACACTACCCAATCAAAAGGATAAAAAATCAAGAAAATATTCGAATACCAATCCGCCTTATTTGGCCGAAGACGCTGCTGTTTTTATTCGTGAAAGCGAAATCCAGCATTTATTAATTGATTTACCAAGTGTTGACAGAGAGCATGACGAAGGAAAATTGTTAGCCCATAAAGCATTTTGGAATGTAAAAGACACGCTTCATTTAAATCCTGATGCCCGACTAAAAGCTACCATTACAGAAATGATTTATGTTCCCGATGAAGTTAAAGACGGAGATTATATACTAAATTTACAAATCGCTTCGTTTGAGAATGATGCGAGTCCGTCTAAACCAATTCTATTTCAGATTTCAGATTGCTGA